Proteins encoded by one window of Cannabis sativa cultivar Pink pepper isolate KNU-18-1 chromosome 4, ASM2916894v1, whole genome shotgun sequence:
- the LOC115714844 gene encoding ABC transporter I family member 10, translating to MAFSTLSTFSANCLPPLHATALFRSNATENLAIEGRKLSFSISTKQGQTVPILKDCSLTIPVGQFWMLLGPNGCGKSTLLKILAGLLSPTKGAVFVERPKSYVFQNPDHQVVMPTVEADVAFGLGKFNLTSDEVKLRVSKALDAVGMLSYQQRSVQTLSGGQKQRVAIAGALAEACKVLLLDELTTFLDETDQLGVIKAVRNSLDSSEEVTALWVTHRLEELEYADGAVYMEDGRVVKHGDAKTILEFIKGRQSAYIKQINS from the exons ATGGCTTTCTCAACCCTCTCCACTTTTTCGGCCAATTGTCTACCTCCTCTTCACGCCACAGCTCTCTTCAG GTCTAATGCTACGGAGAATCTCGCCATTGAAGGGAGAAAGTTGAGCTTCTCCATCTCGACCAAACAAGGTCAAACTGTGCCAATTCTTAAGGATTGTTCACTTACCATTCCTGTGGGACAATTTTGGATGCTTCTTGGTCCCAATGGTTGTGGAAAATCGACCCTTCTAAAG ATTTTGGCTGGTCTTTTGAGTCCAACAAAAGGAGCTGTCTTTGTGGAAAGGCCTAAGAGTTATGTTTTCCAAAACCCCGATCACCAG GTTGTGATGCCTACAGTGGAAGCAGATGTTGCATTTGGCCTTGGAAAGTTCAACCTTACCAGTGATGAAGTCAAACTTAGGGTGTCAAAAGCTTTGGATGCTGTTGGCATGCTAAGCTACCAACAG CGGTCAGTTCAAACTCTTAGCGGTGGTCAGAAGCAAAGGGTTGCTATTGCTGGTGCTTTAGCTGAAGCATGTAAAGTTCTCTTGTTGGATGAGCTTACAACATTTTTGGATGAAACTGATCAG CTTGGGGTAATCAAAGCAGTAAGGAACTCTTTAGATAGTTCTGAAGAGGTTACAGCATTATGGGTGACACATCGCTTGGAGGAGCTTGAGTATGCAGATGGTGCAGTCTATATGGAAGATGGGAGAGTTGTCAAGCATGGAGATGCAAAAACCATTTTGGAATTCATTAAAGGCAGGCAATCAGCATATATCAAACAAATCAATTCTTGA